A single bacterium DNA region contains:
- a CDS encoding O-acetyl-ADP-ribose deacetylase yields the protein MITVVQADITTLKVEAIVNAANETLLGGGGVDGAIHRAAGPGLLAECRGLGCCPTGEARITAGHRLPARYVIHTVGPVWRDGRHGEAELLRNCYLRSLELAQQYKLKSIAFPCISTGVYGYPPDQAAKVAVSAVLDHQQADNEIAVTFCCFLESDLALYRELLGGQ from the coding sequence ATGATCACTGTAGTCCAGGCTGATATCACCACCCTCAAGGTAGAGGCGATCGTCAATGCTGCTAATGAGACCCTGCTGGGTGGGGGTGGGGTGGATGGTGCCATCCATAGGGCGGCTGGGCCTGGGCTGCTGGCAGAATGTCGGGGGTTGGGCTGTTGCCCGACCGGTGAGGCCCGCATTACGGCTGGCCATAGGTTACCGGCCCGGTATGTCATTCACACGGTGGGACCAGTTTGGAGGGATGGGCGTCATGGGGAGGCTGAATTGCTCCGTAACTGCTACCTGCGGTCCCTGGAATTGGCCCAGCAGTACAAGCTGAAATCTATCGCATTCCCTTGCATCAGTACTGGTGTTTATGGTTACCCGCCAGATCAAGCGGCCAAGGTGGCTGTATCGGCGGTCCTTGATCACCAGCAGGCCGACAATGAGATTGCGGTTACGTTCTGTTGCTTCTTGGAGTCTGATCTGGCGTTGTACCGTGAATTGCTTGGGGGGCAGTAG
- a CDS encoding Imm74 family immunity protein, producing MLQQLKILWKRLANKAEADSNGQIRVSGRDTFDYIRGDWQATVYVELLTGHIKRRICVWSIRKWHPPHETEEMTKEDKDAILCCLRSYFDKKRIAYDLLEGDPPST from the coding sequence ATGTTGCAACAACTGAAAATATTGTGGAAGCGCCTTGCGAATAAGGCCGAAGCCGATAGCAATGGACAAATTCGAGTCAGCGGTCGTGACACGTTCGATTATATTCGTGGTGACTGGCAAGCAACTGTTTATGTGGAACTGCTGACAGGCCACATCAAGCGTAGAATCTGTGTCTGGAGCATACGCAAGTGGCATCCGCCGCACGAAACTGAAGAAATGACAAAGGAAGATAAGGATGCAATTCTTTGTTGTCTCCGCTCCTATTTCGATAAGAAACGTATCGCATACGATCTGCTTGAGGGCGATCCGCCATCAACTTGA
- a CDS encoding RHS repeat-associated core domain-containing protein, with amino-acid sequence MNLKNEILDPVGNVTNIAVSNTLVRSGWTYDAAERPLMLTAQAAPNRVSVFQWTYNTNNGLVASVTNAAITESMGYDILDRATNIMWKTASGTTNRSFGYAFNAAGMITNMSRENGGWTAYTYDSLDRLLSEKQYASTGLTYSAAWTYDLAGNRTRAITNNVTNLYSYAAGNILTNFGSGTLVQHDLAGNITNLQYNTSKKLSLYWNGRYELIEARSNGVTVEKYDYDALGRRARIIAGAVTNTFVYSGPHVVAEWSNNVLARSYSHGPGVDNFLSMTTYGAATNTYFYLKDALGSVHALVNTNGAVVEQYKYTAWGEVTVLSSNGTVLAASAYGNRFTFQGREVSWETGLLFFRSRFYSASLGRWLSKDRIGIAGGHNLYEAFGSNPINFTDAFGLYTYTTANPVLGFIHQMNPWNMDGSANSQIAAGFAAAMGDRATAEQLSGMGQMDSECAGKGAKAAYWGAIGLSAVGVSGAGAANLFNAGAASTFCSGSYPLAYEAALAGKGSGMLITETLGGRAMVWMGVNSDKAWRIASAIFAANATGTAQVFLNNPSASSVWSTVEQPILLFMRNAGLLFK; translated from the coding sequence ATGAACCTAAAGAATGAAATCCTTGATCCGGTCGGCAATGTAACGAACATCGCGGTGTCCAACACCCTAGTTCGGTCTGGCTGGACTTATGATGCGGCAGAAAGGCCATTGATGCTTACGGCGCAGGCCGCACCCAACCGGGTCTCGGTCTTCCAGTGGACTTACAACACGAATAACGGGCTGGTGGCCTCGGTAACGAATGCCGCCATCACGGAATCGATGGGGTACGATATTCTGGACCGCGCCACGAATATCATGTGGAAGACCGCGAGCGGTACAACGAATCGCTCTTTTGGGTATGCATTCAATGCCGCTGGCATGATTACTAACATGAGTCGCGAAAACGGTGGGTGGACGGCCTACACGTATGATTCGCTGGATCGGCTTCTTTCCGAGAAACAATATGCGAGCACCGGGCTGACCTACTCCGCAGCATGGACGTATGACCTTGCCGGAAACCGGACAAGGGCCATCACCAATAATGTGACGAACCTCTACAGTTATGCGGCGGGGAATATCCTAACGAACTTCGGTTCTGGTACGTTGGTGCAACATGATTTAGCCGGGAACATTACGAACCTACAATACAACACCAGCAAGAAATTGAGCCTTTACTGGAATGGGCGATATGAATTGATTGAAGCCCGCAGTAACGGCGTGACTGTGGAGAAATATGATTATGATGCGTTAGGTAGGCGCGCCCGGATCATTGCCGGCGCGGTGACGAACACGTTTGTCTACAGCGGCCCACATGTGGTAGCCGAGTGGAGCAACAATGTGCTGGCGCGATCTTATTCCCATGGCCCTGGGGTTGATAATTTTTTATCGATGACCACCTACGGGGCGGCGACGAACACGTATTTCTACCTCAAAGACGCCCTCGGTAGCGTTCACGCGCTGGTCAACACCAACGGTGCGGTTGTCGAACAATACAAGTACACCGCTTGGGGCGAGGTGACGGTGCTGAGCAGTAACGGAACCGTGCTGGCCGCGTCGGCTTATGGGAATAGGTTTACATTTCAGGGACGCGAGGTGTCGTGGGAAACAGGGCTGTTATTTTTCCGTAGTCGGTTTTATTCGGCGTCGCTCGGGAGATGGCTTTCGAAGGATCGGATCGGTATTGCTGGTGGTCACAATCTCTATGAGGCATTCGGATCCAACCCAATCAACTTTACCGATGCGTTCGGACTGTACACGTACACGACGGCGAATCCTGTTCTTGGTTTTATTCACCAAATGAATCCATGGAATATGGACGGATCGGCTAATTCACAGATCGCCGCTGGATTTGCCGCTGCAATGGGTGATCGTGCGACAGCCGAACAACTTAGCGGCATGGGACAGATGGATAGTGAGTGCGCTGGCAAGGGCGCGAAGGCCGCATACTGGGGTGCAATCGGTCTTTCGGCTGTTGGCGTTTCCGGAGCGGGTGCTGCGAATCTTTTTAATGCGGGTGCGGCCAGCACATTCTGTTCAGGAAGTTATCCTCTGGCATACGAAGCGGCGCTTGCCGGAAAGGGTTCTGGAATGTTGATAACGGAAACGTTGGGTGGTCGCGCTATGGTGTGGATGGGCGTCAATTCGGATAAGGCATGGCGCATAGCTTCGGCCATCTTCGCCGCAAATGCCACGGGCACAGCTCAAGTGTTTCTTAATAATCCCAGCGCCTCCAGTGTATGGTCAACTGTTGAGCAACCCATATTGTTGTTCATGCGGAACGCAGGACTTCTATTCAAATAG
- a CDS encoding LamG-like jellyroll fold domain-containing protein, with amino-acid sequence MNIALIPNTYVEIYAEEKVASLLDVMLLEERQMATSSKSSILGGMTMMRMAGSDTNIVVAKIEVGGTGTLLRVDYPDTLTNRLEVMVSTNLLDRHWWVVATNLVTAGTNSLEWVDTSATNGPSDGKKFYWIGNSVDSDGDGVADGREAIIYHTNPDSIDSDNDGLVDGFSGKVLTNTYPAGVATNGCFYVEGEMSWGTDPAKFDTDSDGMGDGWEVAHQHNPLDPNDPPNVSGTVVYSGRQTGTVWVIAVTSSNSWSTSHCSTSSPSASPNTFSYLIPDLEQTNYWVKAWLDSNLNGNTNTIEARGILTNIAITVTNRVTAQDFALVDPDDDGDGLPDWWEIAHFGSTTNTTGGIDVDGDEYTNQEEYEADTDPANISSHPWDLSGTIIYTGPQTGVIHVVACTNGTDWAWGHADTLTNPGPYTITHLPPNTHYWVRAWRDSNQDSLPTSWEACGSHNSNPVFLDANRTGQDITLTDPDADGDGISDWWEILYGLDPARGGGDGLAAWWKLDEGVGTNILDATATANHGVLMNGSNAWVTGIISNGLALNGTTGYVEVPDSVSLKPGNVSVGLWIKPGRLYTNGMAMFLSKRVPNGAAGYSLGYETGAVAFAVAASGVKSLRYACALTADVPIHVVGTFGSTAQSLYINGTRVATTNYDWGLGFGTISQDTNVLRLGAASGATQTNCFAGLLDDVRVYPGEWTTNQVRAMWEQGVDPDQDGLSNAEEYKHGTNPTNSDSDADGMLDGWEVKYGLNPLSAADATEDKDGDGYLNIYETKWNTDPASLSSYPLPTIIVTNGVSTIQGAVNSVTQDYAVVLVKAGIYTNSGNWDINYGGKKLMLVSETGNSNTVIDCQAAGAYHRGFFFNNMETRASVLRGFTIRNANAFSLAGPGGGIACSNASPTIANCVLERNDAYYGGGAAFFAGSQARLINCRIVSNHYAYAGSGIAVLGSSPEFTDCLFAWNNIVAQSGLYTPFGCGVYIAGGSPVFSNCVSANNYGQDSAGVYWGSQYSGGWQTSEVGGKWIGGQIVSNQALGWYGSCAGLDVNGSVIVSNTIIAFNHADGLAASSGYPDMGSGAGLACGGGVEIVGCSIYSNVLEGGLGGGIFLSPGTNASPLLVDCAIYGNKVATRGFGGGVVINNSSVNGDKQPVIIQRCRITGNGSPMDGGGLYLGGGGYFYCGPITANVQNTYLAGNTAGRFGGAVYSSDSSPSLVLQNCTIVSNAALMGGGLHVSQSSNTIVRNTILWGNSGSQIGVVSGTVVVVSDCVQGGFAGGTAVITNNPRLFAGYRLISQDSPCVDAGTTNGLSEEDLSGKPRLSGIAPDIGCDEFVMIDTDTDGMFDDWENWFFHSLSRDGTGDYDMDRVTDAQEYAQWTDPTSNVDTDHDSLSDDYEIHIGTDPGYWDSDGDGMSDGWEDKYGLNPLSPNDPNIDSDNDGWTDGQEADQGTDPQHEDTDGDEVPDSIDVDPLDPGNSDVATPENSCNVTLMVGDSSGSHTELYGMQLGSYRLFMSHVNESEFIFTKTIRLPRGNTYEGYIEALGDSDNDGDYDADVTSEEPGFSVIDPSGYLGGHHEDTGFNSGRRYFHISLGSTAANTNTAANADPGKGCTKDPINTQNGNVTLSETDIVIPCPGFSLSFGRDYNSRAAVTNGILGPCWAHSYEMFLQSRSNTMYKGTSGNWRMLSLPQGQEFWFQDNGNGTYKNPKDSNLRLGLAGSGWAITQAGEAQWAFDTNGVLNGIMDAFSNRVTLTYTGAFPNHKLSRVEHLNGQFLAFSYTGASLTRIDTPVASLSVQFGYNSNNELAYSIRNAGGASYTNCYFYDVGTHSLIQRVNAAGDMFNYDYGYTTNAGHVISRGISMALAPDYYQHSVNYTNRGSNATEVTYTRNGTAQMYVYKYDPVINMIKAQLGPGGTNLGVRYGINGNQDVTQVTQFDDSLGEYAKILRSYDTNHNVTFTGFAHNASTTTNWTGLTWNNNLLASVKDAEGVRVDFEYTNGLVNAEKAYIDSNQYFATRYTYTGNGLISAVTNANGHWQGFAYDSYGFMTSAVPQLGPSACLEYNRMGFVTNIVTPWSSGSRATRIGVNELGWSTNVVYPNGLVETFKYDSLGNLTNHVDTAGRTNRLTWLPTGKPASVSRWLDGVSPTNVTIYFAYDNQFNTMKITDPMGRAVESYKLDIQDRPIAVTNLEGRVMSINWGLGNYIRSLMRFDGSVVSNSYNTDGLLTQVTGPSFTNGYTYYRNGALKTVANGDSTVANTFDPAGRLTAQQMTAGASTNTVAYQFDPVGNVTNIAVSNTLVRSGWTYDAAERPLMLTAQAAPNRVSVFQWTYNTNNGLVASVTNAAITESMGYDILDRATNIMWKTASGTTNRSFGYAFNAAGMITNMSRENGGWTAYTYDSLDRLLSEKQYASTGLTYSAAWTYDLAGNRTRAITNNVTNLYSYAAGNILTNFGSGTLVQHDLAGNITNLQYNTSKKLSLYWNGRYELIEARSNGVTVEKYDYDALGRRARIIAGAVTNTFVYSGPHVVAEWSNNVLARSYSHGPGVDNFLSMTTYGAATNTYFYLKDALGSVHALVNTNGAVVEQYKYTAWGEVTVLSSNGTVLAASAYGNRFTFQGREASYSAGLLFFRSRYYSAALGRWLSKDRIGISGGHNLYEAFGSDPINFTDAFGLRMRLLGTPEEQSSLLSILQQFIRGQLGMGEGGGVYRQRCSKDEKYDDMISDILASKNDYVIMLVESAGTGGGSFKPNGSGGTIKLDRVVADTYLGAKGWLPQPGQKETQASILAHELARAYAHSQNERYTQYDHFALSADAVHELGLKAVDRSNPMRERMGMLPRWGYEQ; translated from the coding sequence ATGAACATAGCGTTGATCCCGAATACCTATGTGGAAATCTATGCAGAGGAAAAGGTTGCATCGTTATTGGATGTGATGCTGTTAGAGGAGCGACAGATGGCCACTTCATCCAAGTCATCAATATTGGGCGGAATGACCATGATGCGGATGGCGGGTTCAGATACCAATATTGTAGTAGCTAAGATTGAGGTTGGGGGCACAGGTACACTTCTTCGGGTGGATTACCCTGATACATTGACAAACCGGCTTGAAGTGATGGTTAGTACGAATCTGCTGGATCGGCACTGGTGGGTTGTGGCGACCAATCTGGTGACAGCGGGTACAAACTCACTTGAGTGGGTGGATACGAGCGCAACGAACGGCCCATCGGATGGTAAAAAGTTTTACTGGATTGGTAATTCGGTAGATTCAGATGGAGATGGAGTCGCTGATGGCAGGGAAGCTATTATTTACCATACCAATCCTGATTCCATTGATTCTGATAATGATGGTCTGGTGGATGGATTTAGTGGAAAAGTTTTGACAAATACATACCCCGCCGGTGTTGCAACCAATGGGTGTTTCTATGTAGAGGGAGAAATGTCCTGGGGGACGGATCCCGCCAAATTTGATACTGATTCTGATGGTATGGGTGATGGCTGGGAAGTAGCTCATCAACATAATCCCCTTGATCCAAATGATCCTCCAAATGTGTCCGGGACAGTGGTTTATTCCGGTCGTCAAACTGGCACGGTCTGGGTCATTGCGGTGACCAGTTCAAATAGTTGGTCCACCAGTCACTGCTCGACCTCTTCGCCGTCGGCTTCCCCGAATACGTTTTCTTACCTGATTCCCGACCTGGAGCAAACCAACTACTGGGTGAAAGCCTGGTTGGACAGCAATTTGAATGGAAACACCAATACGATCGAGGCCCGTGGAATCTTAACCAACATCGCCATCACTGTGACTAACCGTGTAACCGCACAGGATTTCGCTCTGGTGGATCCTGATGATGACGGCGACGGCCTCCCCGACTGGTGGGAAATCGCGCATTTTGGCAGTACCACCAATACCACAGGCGGCATTGACGTCGATGGTGACGAGTACACGAATCAGGAAGAATACGAGGCGGATACAGACCCTGCGAACATTTCAAGTCATCCCTGGGACCTCAGCGGCACGATTATTTATACTGGCCCACAGACGGGGGTGATCCATGTAGTGGCCTGCACCAATGGAACCGATTGGGCCTGGGGGCATGCCGACACACTTACCAATCCGGGGCCTTACACCATCACCCATCTGCCGCCTAACACCCATTACTGGGTGCGGGCATGGCGGGACAGCAATCAGGACAGCCTGCCGACCAGTTGGGAAGCATGTGGCAGTCACAACAGCAATCCTGTATTCCTTGATGCTAATCGTACGGGGCAGGATATTACCCTGACTGACCCGGATGCCGATGGTGATGGGATTTCCGACTGGTGGGAAATTCTCTACGGGCTGGATCCGGCACGAGGCGGCGGCGATGGGCTGGCTGCCTGGTGGAAACTCGATGAGGGAGTCGGGACCAATATTCTTGATGCCACGGCCACTGCTAATCATGGGGTGCTGATGAACGGTTCGAATGCCTGGGTGACAGGCATCATCAGCAATGGGTTAGCGTTGAATGGGACGACTGGTTATGTGGAAGTGCCGGATAGTGTTTCGCTGAAGCCCGGTAATGTGAGTGTTGGACTCTGGATCAAGCCGGGCCGCCTCTATACGAACGGAATGGCTATGTTCCTGAGCAAGCGCGTGCCGAATGGCGCGGCGGGGTACAGCCTCGGGTACGAGACGGGTGCGGTCGCCTTTGCGGTTGCCGCATCGGGTGTGAAATCCTTGCGGTATGCCTGCGCGCTCACCGCCGATGTACCGATTCACGTTGTTGGGACCTTTGGAAGCACCGCTCAATCGCTCTATATTAACGGCACGCGAGTGGCCACCACCAATTACGATTGGGGGCTTGGATTTGGAACGATTTCGCAGGATACCAATGTCCTGCGGCTGGGGGCGGCTTCTGGTGCAACGCAGACGAACTGCTTTGCCGGTCTTCTTGATGACGTGCGGGTATATCCCGGTGAGTGGACGACCAACCAGGTACGGGCAATGTGGGAACAAGGCGTTGACCCCGATCAGGATGGGCTGAGTAATGCGGAAGAATATAAACACGGCACAAACCCGACCAACAGTGACAGTGATGCGGATGGAATGCTTGACGGCTGGGAGGTGAAATACGGGCTTAATCCGCTTTCTGCCGCCGACGCCACGGAAGACAAGGATGGCGATGGGTATCTAAATATTTACGAGACTAAATGGAATACCGATCCCGCTTCTTTAAGCAGTTACCCCTTGCCCACGATTATTGTGACAAACGGTGTAAGCACGATCCAAGGGGCAGTCAACAGTGTCACGCAGGATTACGCTGTAGTGCTGGTAAAGGCTGGAATATACACGAACTCGGGAAATTGGGACATCAACTATGGCGGGAAGAAATTGATGCTTGTTTCGGAGACAGGGAATTCGAACACCGTGATTGACTGCCAGGCTGCCGGAGCCTATCACCGTGGCTTTTTCTTCAATAATATGGAGACACGCGCCTCTGTATTGCGTGGCTTTACCATTCGCAACGCAAATGCGTTTTCGCTTGCCGGTCCAGGTGGAGGAATCGCCTGTAGTAATGCAAGCCCCACAATCGCCAACTGCGTTCTTGAACGTAATGATGCCTACTATGGAGGGGGAGCCGCATTCTTTGCGGGCAGTCAAGCGAGGTTGATCAATTGCCGAATCGTCAGTAACCACTATGCGTATGCTGGTTCTGGAATCGCCGTTTTGGGAAGTTCTCCAGAGTTTACGGATTGCTTATTTGCATGGAATAACATCGTTGCGCAATCTGGTCTCTACACCCCCTTTGGTTGTGGCGTCTATATTGCTGGGGGAAGCCCTGTATTCAGTAATTGCGTATCTGCCAATAATTATGGCCAGGACAGTGCTGGGGTTTATTGGGGAAGCCAATATTCAGGGGGATGGCAGACTTCTGAGGTTGGGGGGAAGTGGATTGGCGGACAGATTGTATCAAACCAAGCGCTAGGCTGGTATGGCTCCTGTGCGGGGCTTGATGTGAATGGGTCTGTGATCGTAAGTAATACGATAATTGCTTTCAACCATGCGGATGGATTGGCCGCCTCTTCCGGATATCCCGACATGGGAAGTGGGGCGGGGCTTGCGTGTGGCGGCGGGGTCGAAATTGTCGGATGTTCCATTTATAGCAACGTGCTCGAGGGTGGTCTGGGTGGGGGGATATTTTTATCGCCTGGCACCAATGCAAGCCCCTTGCTGGTGGACTGCGCGATTTATGGCAATAAGGTAGCAACACGGGGTTTCGGTGGCGGCGTAGTCATCAATAACAGTTCCGTGAATGGTGATAAACAGCCAGTTATAATACAAAGGTGCCGCATTACGGGGAATGGTTCACCAATGGACGGTGGTGGACTGTATCTTGGAGGCGGGGGCTACTTCTATTGCGGGCCTATTACCGCGAATGTACAGAATACCTATCTGGCCGGGAATACTGCAGGTCGTTTCGGTGGGGCTGTTTATTCGTCCGATTCGTCGCCGTCTCTGGTCCTCCAAAACTGCACAATTGTTTCCAATGCTGCATTAATGGGGGGCGGCCTCCATGTTTCACAATCTTCCAATACAATCGTGAGGAATACAATCCTCTGGGGTAATTCAGGAAGCCAGATCGGCGTAGTATCAGGAACGGTGGTTGTGGTATCGGATTGCGTTCAAGGTGGTTTTGCAGGCGGAACAGCGGTGATAACAAATAACCCGCGATTATTTGCCGGTTATAGGTTAATCAGTCAAGACTCGCCCTGCGTGGATGCGGGCACCACCAATGGCCTGTCAGAGGAAGACCTCAGCGGCAAACCACGGTTGTCGGGTATTGCACCAGACATTGGCTGTGATGAATTTGTGATGATCGATACGGATACTGACGGGATGTTTGATGACTGGGAAAATTGGTTCTTTCATTCACTGTCCCGCGACGGAACTGGCGACTATGACATGGATAGAGTGACCGATGCACAGGAATATGCTCAATGGACAGATCCAACATCCAATGTTGACACTGATCATGATTCCCTGAGTGATGACTATGAAATCCACATTGGCACGGATCCAGGCTATTGGGATTCCGATGGCGACGGCATGTCTGATGGATGGGAAGATAAGTATGGTCTCAATCCACTTTCTCCGAACGACCCGAATATCGATTCTGATAACGATGGCTGGACGGACGGCCAGGAGGCGGATCAGGGCACCGACCCGCAACATGAGGACACCGATGGGGATGAGGTGCCGGACTCTATTGATGTGGATCCTCTTGACCCTGGGAATTCGGATGTGGCGACGCCGGAAAATTCCTGTAACGTGACCCTGATGGTTGGTGACTCCAGTGGCAGCCATACGGAGCTATACGGGATGCAGTTGGGGTCATACCGGCTTTTCATGTCCCATGTGAATGAATCTGAATTCATCTTCACCAAGACGATCAGGCTACCCAGAGGAAACACTTACGAGGGTTATATCGAGGCACTGGGAGACAGTGATAATGACGGGGATTATGATGCGGACGTGACGAGCGAGGAACCGGGGTTCAGCGTCATTGATCCCAGCGGGTATCTGGGTGGCCATCATGAGGATACCGGCTTCAATTCGGGGCGCAGGTATTTCCATATTTCCCTGGGCAGTACCGCCGCCAATACAAACACGGCGGCCAATGCTGATCCCGGAAAAGGATGCACGAAAGACCCCATCAATACCCAAAACGGGAATGTCACGCTCTCTGAGACGGATATTGTGATCCCTTGTCCCGGTTTTTCGCTTTCATTTGGGCGGGATTATAATTCGCGGGCGGCCGTCACCAACGGCATTCTCGGCCCCTGCTGGGCGCATTCTTATGAAATGTTCCTGCAATCGCGCAGTAATACGATGTACAAAGGGACTTCGGGCAACTGGCGGATGCTCTCCCTGCCGCAGGGACAGGAGTTCTGGTTCCAGGACAATGGGAATGGGACTTACAAAAACCCGAAGGACAGCAATCTCCGGCTCGGTTTGGCGGGAAGTGGCTGGGCCATCACGCAAGCAGGTGAAGCGCAGTGGGCATTCGACACAAACGGGGTTTTGAACGGGATTATGGATGCGTTCTCCAACCGTGTCACGTTGACCTATACCGGGGCATTCCCGAATCATAAGCTATCTCGGGTTGAGCACCTTAACGGGCAATTCCTAGCCTTCAGCTATACCGGCGCGTCGCTCACCCGGATCGACACGCCCGTCGCGTCGCTCTCGGTTCAGTTCGGCTATAATTCCAACAACGAACTGGCATATTCCATCAGGAATGCCGGCGGAGCAAGTTATACCAATTGTTACTTCTATGATGTCGGGACGCACAGCCTGATCCAGCGTGTCAATGCGGCTGGGGATATGTTTAATTACGACTACGGTTATACCACAAATGCTGGTCATGTGATTTCGCGTGGCATTTCCATGGCGCTTGCCCCGGATTACTACCAGCATTCGGTGAACTACACCAATCGCGGGTCCAATGCCACTGAGGTGACCTACACCCGCAATGGCACGGCCCAGATGTATGTCTATAAATATGACCCAGTGATTAATATGATTAAGGCCCAGCTTGGCCCCGGCGGAACGAACCTGGGTGTCCGATATGGCATTAACGGGAATCAGGATGTAACTCAGGTCACGCAGTTTGATGACTCCCTCGGGGAATACGCTAAAATCCTGAGGAGTTACGACACCAACCACAATGTAACTTTCACCGGCTTTGCGCACAATGCGAGCACTACCACCAACTGGACAGGGTTAACATGGAACAATAACCTGCTGGCTTCAGTGAAGGATGCCGAAGGCGTTCGGGTTGACTTTGAGTACACCAATGGGTTAGTGAATGCAGAAAAAGCCTATATTGATAGTAATCAATATTTTGCCACCCGATATACCTATACTGGGAATGGCCTGATTTCTGCGGTCACCAATGCCAACGGCCATTGGCAGGGATTTGCCTATGATTCCTATGGGTTCATGACCTCTGCCGTGCCGCAACTGGGGCCCTCAGCCTGCTTGGAGTATAATCGCATGGGGTTTGTCACCAATATCGTGACGCCGTGGAGTTCGGGGAGCCGAGCTACCCGCATCGGGGTAAATGAGTTGGGCTGGTCAACAAACGTTGTCTACCCGAACGGGCTGGTTGAGACGTTCAAATACGATTCACTGGGAAACCTGACAAACCATGTGGACACGGCGGGGCGGACGAACCGCCTGACGTGGCTGCCGACCGGGAAACCAGCATCGGTGAGTCGTTGGTTGGATGGCGTGAGCCCCACTAACGTGACAATCTATTTCGCGTACGACAACCAGTTTAATACCATGAAGATCACCGATCCCATGGGGCGGGCGGTTGAGAGTTATAAGTTGGATATTCAAGATCGCCCTATTGCTGTGACGAATCTGGAAGGCCGCGTCATGTCTATCAACTGGGGCTTGGGGAATTATATCCGGAGCCTTATGCGGTTCGATGGTTCGGTGGTGAGCAACTCGTATAATACCGATGGGCTCCTGACCCAAGTCACCGGTCCCTCCTTCACCAATGGCTACACCTATTATCGAAACGGCGCCTTAAAGACTGTGGCCAACGGAGACAGTACCGTGGCAAATACCTTCGATCCTGCCGGACGACTGACCGCTCAACAGATGACTGCGGGAGCCAGTACAAACACGGTGGCCTACCAGTTTGATCCGGTCGGCAATGTAACGAACATCGCGGTGTCCAACACCCTAGTTCGGTCTGGCTGGACTTATGATGCGGCAGAAAGGCCATTGATGCTTACGGCGCAGGCCGCACCCAACCGGGTCTCGGTCTTCCAGTGGACTTACAACACGAATAACGGGCTGGTGGCCTCGGTAACGAATGCCGCCATCACGGAATCGATGGGGTACGATATTCTGGACCGCGCCACGAATATCATGTGGAAGACCGCGAGCGGTACAACGAATCGCTCTTTTGGGTATGCATTCAATGCCGCTGGCATGATTACTAACATGAGTCGCGAAAACGGTGGGTGGACGGCCTACACGTATGATTCGCTGGATCGGCTTCTTTCCGAGAAACAATATGCGAGCACCGGGCTGACCTACTCCGCAGCATGGACGTATGACCTTGCCGGAAACCGGACAAGGGCCATCACCAATAATGTGACGAACCTCTACAGTTATGCGGCGGGGAATATCCTAACGAACTTCGGTTCTGGTACGTTGGTGCAACATGATTTAGCCGGGAACATTACGAACCTACAATACAACACCAGCAAGAAATTGAGCCTTTACTGGAATGGGCGATATGAATTGATTGAAGCCCGCAGTAACGGCGTGACTGTGGAGAAATATGATTATGATGCGTTAGGTAGGCGCGCCCGGATCATTGCCGGCGCGGTGACGAACACGTTTGTCTACAGCGGCCCACATGTGGTAGCCGAGTGGAGCAACAATGTGCTGGCGCGATCTTATTCCCATGGCCCTGGGGTTGATAATTTTTTATCGATGACCACCTACGGGGCGGCGACGAACACGTATTTCTACCTCAAAGACGCCCTCGGTAGCGTTCACGCGCTGGTCAACACCAACGGTGCGGTTGTCGAACAATACAAGTACACCGCTTGGGGCGAGGTGACGGTGCTGAGCAGTAACGGAACCGTGCTGGCCGCGTCGGCTTATGGGAATAGGTTTACGTTCCAGGGGCGTGAGGCGTCGTATTCGGCAGGGCTACTGTTCTTCCGCAGCCGGTATTATTCGGCCGCGCTCGGGAGATGGCTGAGCAAGGACAGGATCGGCATTTCTGGCGGGCATAACTTGTATGAGGCCTTCGGCTCGGATCCAATCAACTTTACCGATGCGTTTGGATTAAGAATGCGTTTGCTCGGTACACCGGAAGAACAATCATCGTTGCTATCCATCTTGCAACAGTTTATCCGGGGGCAACTTGGTATGGGAGAGGGCGGAGGTGTTTACCGGCAACGTTGTTCCAAAGACGAGAAGTACGATGATATGATAAGCGATATTCTGGCATCCAAGAATGACTACGTCATTATGCTTGTTGAATCTGCTGGCACAGGTGGTGGCTCATTTAAACCCAATGGCTCTGGAGGCACGATTAAGCTCGACAGAGTTGTTGCCGACACATATTTGGGTGCCAAAGGCTGGTTGCCACAACCGGGACAGAAGGAGACGCAGGCGAGTATTTTGGCTCACGAGTTAGCAAGAGCATATGCCCATTCTCAAAATGAGAGGTATACTCAGTATGATCATTTCGCTCTGTCTGCGGATGCAGTACACGAATTAGGATTGAAAGCGGTCGATCGTTCAAACCCCATGCGGGAACGCATGGGTATGCTGCCAAGATGGGGGTACGAACAATGA